A genomic stretch from Kogia breviceps isolate mKogBre1 chromosome 1, mKogBre1 haplotype 1, whole genome shotgun sequence includes:
- the BNIPL gene encoding bcl-2/adenovirus E1B 19 kDa-interacting protein 2-like protein encodes MGTIQEAGEKTLDLRVRENAERAVLGASLRLGRLELKENWQDEELPRLFPEEADPSGDPHNPERNSQAGTPSTLALCGQRPMRKRLCAPELQLNLTKGPGDNGASPTHSVPSSPDGSSDLEVDELETPSDSEQLDSGHEFEWEDELPRAEGLGASEAAERLGQGCMWDVAGEDGHCWRVFRTGQQEQRVDMTVIEPYKKVLSHGGYHGDGLNVVILFASCYLPRSSIPNYTYVMEHLFRYMVGTLELLIAENYLLVHLSGGTSRAQVPPLSWIRQCYHTLDRSLRKNLHALVVVHATWYMKAFLALLRPFISSKFTRKIRFLNSLGELAQLISMDHVHIPEAVRRLDQDLHGSGGT; translated from the exons ATGGGAACTATACAAGAGGCAGGAGAAAAGACATTGGATCTCCG GGTCAGGGAGAATGCAGAAAGAGCAGTACTAGGAGCATCCTTGAGACTTGGGAGACTGGAGCTGAAGGAAAACTGGCAGGATGAAGAACTCCCTAG ATTGTTTCCTGAAGAGGCTGACCCTTCTGGAGATCCTCATAATCCTGAAAGAAACTCACAGGCAG GAACCCCCAGCACTTTAGCCCTGTGTGGCCAGCGCCCCATGCGTAAGCGTCTTTGTGCCCCAGAGTTGCAACTGAATCTGACTAAGGGGCCTGGAGATAACGGAGCTTCTCCTACCcactctgtaccttcctctcctgATGGCAGTTCTGACCTGGAGGTAGATGAGTTGGAGACGCCTTCAGACTCGGAGCAGCTGGACAGTGGACATGAATTTGAATGGGAAG ATGAGCTGCCCCGGGCAGAGGGCCTGGGGGCCAGTGAGGCAGCTGAAAGGCTGGGCCAGGGTTGTATGTGGGATGTGGCTGGAGAAGATGGTCATTGCTGGAGGGTGTTCCGAACAGGACAGCAGGAGCAGCGAGTGGACATGACCGTCATTGAGCCCTATAAGAAAGTCCTATCTCATGGAG gcTACCATGGTGATGGCCTCAATGTTGTCATCCTCTTTGCTTCCTGTTATCTACCCAGAAGCAGCATCCCCAACTACACCTATGTCATGGAACACTTGTTTAG GTATATGGTGGGTACTCTGGAGCTGCTGATAGCTGAAAATTATCTGCTTGTTCACCTGAGTGGAGGCACAAGCAGGGCCCAAGTTCCACCTCTGAGCTGGATACGCCAGTGTTACCACACCCTGGATCGGAG CCTCCGGAAAAACCTGCATGCCCTGGTGGTTGTCCATGCTACATGGTATATGAAGGCATTCCTGGCACTGCTTCGGCCCTTCATCAG TTCCAAGTTCACACGGAAGATCCGTTTTCTGAACAGCCTTGGAGAGCTGGCCCAACTCATCTCTATGGATCATGTCCACATCCCAGAAGCTGTCAGACG GCTGGACCAGGATCTCCATGGCTCAGGAGGGACCTAG
- the C1H1orf56 gene encoding protein MENT, producing MVPAAGALLWALLLSLAGAEGLTSTAMPRDSFRFGGPVTRSYWTTARSTRSVVSQKTMVTMEDEDDVVAAADSLAGPVAAELLASTVSTGSRSRLSAEEDGSLEEGVVIYARKNNTELETDNMTSSTPGGPSPGFTANDQDSKIRISSQRPSTWKANVDQLLSDTTLNQWSAARSTPNQWPPPSPTTMPAPEDLWLVLMPWGPWHCHCKSGTMSRTRARKLRGLSGHLRVGALSQLRTEHRPCTYHQCPCNREREECPLDAGLCPDTSCTTQTTTGATTTTPLPPLVSRLRPTPFIPSLRPNPALAFWKKVRTGLEDIWNSLSTVFTEMQPVSV from the coding sequence ATGGTCCCCGCCGCCGGCGCGCTGCTCTGGGCCCTGCTGCTGAGTCTGGCGGGGGCCGAAGGCCTGACTTCGACCGCGATGCCGCGGGACAGTTTCCGCTTCGGGGGCCCTGTGACCCGCAGCTACTGGACCACCGCCCGGAGCACCCGGAGCGTTGTTTCCCAGAAGACGATGGTAACAATGGAGGATGAGGACGATGTCGTGGCCGCGGCCGACAGCCTGGCAGGCCCTGTCGCTGCCGAGCTCTTGGCCTCCACGGTGTCCACAGGTAGCAGGTCGCGATTGTCAGCGGAGGAGGATGGGTCTTTGGAAGAGGGGGTTGTGATTTACGCTAGAAAGAATAACACCGAGTTGGAGACTGACAATATGACTTCCAGTACACCTGGGGGGCCTAGCCCAGGGTTTACAGCGAATGACCAGGATTCCAAAATCAGGATTTCAAGCCAGCGGCCCTCCACCTGGAAGGCTAATGTGGACCAGCTGCTCTCCGACACTACCCTGAACCAGTGGTCAGCAGCACGGTCCACCCCAAACCAGTGGCCACCGCCCTCGCCCACAACCATGCCAGCTCCCGAGGATCTGTGGCTGGTGCTGATGCCCTGGGGCCCGTGGCACTGCCACTGCAAGTCCGGCACCATGAGCCGGACCCGGGCCAGGAAACTGCGTGGCCTTTCGGGGCACCTGCGAGTTGGGGCGCTGAGCCAACTCCGCACTGAGCACCGGCCTTGCACCTACCACCAATGCCCCTGCAACCGCGAGCGGGAGGAGTGCCCCCTCGATGCAGGTCTCTGTCCTGACACCAGCTGCACCACTCAGACCACCACCGGGGCCACCACCACTACCCCCCTTCCCCCACTAGTCAGCCGACTCAGACCCACCCCCTTCATCCCCAGTCTCAGGCCCAACCCAGCCCTTGCTTTTTGGAAAAAGGTCAGGACTGGGCTGGAGGATATTTGGAACAGCCTGTCTACAGTGTTCACAGAGATGCAACCAGTAAGTGTTTAG
- the CDC42SE1 gene encoding CDC42 small effector protein 1, whose protein sequence is MSEFWHKLGCCVVEKPQPKKKRRRIDRTMIGEPMNFVHLTHIGSGEMGAGDGLAMTGAVQEQMRSKGNRDRPWSNSRGL, encoded by the exons ATGAGTGAATTTTGGCACAAACTGGGCTGCTGCGTGGTAGAGAAACCCCAGCCG aagaaaaagaggagacgGATTGACCGGACCATGATTGGGGAACCAATGAATTTTGTCCACCTGACTCACATTGGCTCTGGGGAGATGGGTGCCGGAGATGGACTTGCCATG ACAGGTGCAGTTCAGGAGCAGATGAGATCCAAGGGAAACCGAGACAGACCATGGAGCAATTCTAGGGGCTTGTAG
- the MLLT11 gene encoding protein AF1q gives MRDPVSSQYSSFLFWRMPIPELDLSELEGLGLSDTSTHKIKDSSVGKTTEQATGAEQEKNPEGDALLEYSTFNFWRAPIASIHSFELDLL, from the coding sequence ATGAGGGACCCTGTGAGTAGCCAGTACAGCTCCTTTCTTTTCTGGAGGATGCCCATTCCAGAACTGGATCTGTCGGAGCTGGAAGGCCTGGGTCTGTCAGATACATCCACCCACAAGATCAAGGACAGCAGCGTTGGCAAAACGACGGAGCAAGCAACCGGAGCGGAGCAGGAGAAAAACCCTGAAGGCGATGCCCTCCTTGAGTACAGCACCTTCAACTTTTGGAGAGCTCCCATTGCCAGCATCCACTCCTTCGAATTGGACTTGCTCTAA